The stretch of DNA TGGTCTCTTTGCTTTTAGTCTTTGTTTTGATTGGGATACTTTTACTCCCCATCGTAATCGTGCTGGATCTGGTCTTTTGTATCATGGCGGCGGTGAAGGCGAGCGATGGCGTTGCCTGGCAATATCCCCTGACTATTTCCTTAATTAAGGAATAGTTTGGTGGTTCTGTTTTGCAAGAGGCGAAGGCAACCCACCGTTTGCCCCGATGGGATACTTGGTGGGATCACCCTGCCGGGTATGCTGTGGCGTTTGGCTACCCCTTTACGGTTAGAATGGCGCTACCTGGAGTGTGCTGCTGTGGTGCTCGGCCCGTATGAGAACTCTAAGCCTATTCGAGAATGACCGCCTCTCCCTCGATCGCAGCATTGAGCTATCGGCGGAGTCGCTGCGCCACTATGGGTCTTTGTACCGGCATTGGGCGATCGCCTTCTCCGGTGGTAAAGATTCTTCAGCCACCGTTACATTAGTTGCCGATCTGCTCGACAGGGGCTTGGTGCCTCGGCCTGAGAGTGTCACGGTGCTCTACGCCGATACCCGCCAGGAGCTGCCGCCGCTGCACAATGCGGCCCTGGCGCTGCTAGCCAAGCTGCGCGAAAAGGGCTTCGATACCCGCGTTGTGCTGCCCAAGCTCGACCATCGCTACTTTGTCTACATGCTGGGGCGGGGGGTGCCGCCGCCCTCCAATACCTTCCGCTGGTGTACGCCCAAGCTCAAGGTGATGGCCATGGAGCGGGAGCTAGAAACCCTGCGCCAAGAGCGGGGCGAGAAGTTTCTCATGCTCACAGGGGTGCGCATTGGCGAATCGGCGGCGCGGGACCAGCGGATTGCCCTGAGCTGTAGCCGCGATGGCGGCGAGTGCGGCCAGGGCTGGTTTCAGCAGACTACCTCTAGCGCGGTGGCCGATACCCTAGCGCCGCTGCTGCACTGGCGGGTCTGCCATGTGTGGGATTGGCTGGTGCAGGCGGATGTGGAGCTTGGGACTTAGATCAGCCGTC from Leptolyngbya sp. KIOST-1 encodes:
- a CDS encoding phosphoadenosine phosphosulfate reductase family protein; protein product: MRTLSLFENDRLSLDRSIELSAESLRHYGSLYRHWAIAFSGGKDSSATVTLVADLLDRGLVPRPESVTVLYADTRQELPPLHNAALALLAKLREKGFDTRVVLPKLDHRYFVYMLGRGVPPPSNTFRWCTPKLKVMAMERELETLRQERGEKFLMLTGVRIGESAARDQRIALSCSRDGGECGQGWFQQTTSSAVADTLAPLLHWRVCHVWDWLVQADVELGT